The following are encoded together in the Algiphilus sp. genome:
- a CDS encoding LysR substrate-binding domain-containing protein translates to MKFTLRQLRIFLAVARYRTISRAAETLHMSQSAASEALLNLEQAYGVHLFERVGNRLQLSAVGHTVRREAENLLRQAEALDTMLQRHTELGHIRVAASFTIGNHLATRYMAGYLERYPDAEIALDVASSPEVAEKVLNYDVDIGMVEGEIQHRELELVPWREDELVVFCSVHHPLARKRTLSTADIKRAPWILREPDSGARHTFDRALAGLLPEIDIYMELRHNEAIKNAVESGLGIGCLSEIVLRKNFASGDLVPLRLPRRDMRRTFYFALPKSGQPSDAVRYWMQTCRDTDAQTA, encoded by the coding sequence ATGAAATTCACCCTGCGGCAATTGCGCATCTTCCTGGCGGTGGCGCGCTACCGCACCATCTCGCGTGCCGCGGAGACGCTGCATATGTCGCAGTCGGCGGCCAGCGAGGCGCTGCTCAATCTGGAGCAGGCCTACGGCGTGCACCTGTTCGAGCGCGTCGGCAACCGGCTGCAGCTCAGTGCCGTGGGGCACACCGTGCGCCGCGAGGCCGAGAACCTGCTGCGCCAGGCCGAAGCGCTGGACACCATGCTGCAGCGGCACACCGAGCTGGGGCACATCCGCGTCGCCGCCAGCTTCACCATCGGCAACCATCTGGCCACGCGCTACATGGCGGGCTATCTGGAGCGCTATCCCGATGCCGAGATCGCGCTCGACGTCGCCAGCTCGCCCGAAGTCGCGGAGAAGGTGCTCAACTACGACGTCGACATCGGCATGGTCGAGGGCGAGATCCAGCACCGCGAGCTCGAGCTCGTTCCGTGGCGCGAGGACGAGCTGGTGGTGTTCTGCTCGGTGCACCATCCGCTGGCGCGCAAGCGGACCCTCAGCACCGCCGACATCAAGCGTGCGCCGTGGATCCTGCGCGAGCCGGACTCCGGTGCCCGGCACACCTTCGACCGCGCGCTGGCGGGTTTGCTGCCCGAGATCGACATCTACATGGAGCTGCGCCACAACGAGGCCATCAAGAACGCGGTGGAGTCCGGCCTCGGCATCGGCTGCCTGTCCGAGATCGTGCTGCGCAAGAACTTCGCGAGCGGCGATCTGGTGCCGCTGCGCCTGCCGCGGCGGGACATGCGCCGGACCTTCTACTTCGCCCTGCCCAAGAGCGGGCAGCCGTCCGATGCGGTGCGCTACTGGATGCAGACCTGCCGCGATACCGACGCCCAGACGGCGTGA
- the cysC gene encoding adenylyl-sulfate kinase, producing MTEQKATNVHWHHGEVTRDQRAERCGHRGATLWFTGLSGSGKSTVAVALEGALFQLGVQAYRLDGDNVRMGINRNLGFSAEDRAENIRRIGEVAKLFVDSGQIALSSFVSPYRADRDKVRALHDESGMDFIEIFVDCPLSTAEERDPKGLYKKARAGEIKNFTGIDDPYEAPEKPEIHLHTDEQSLEDEVATILDALRARGILNK from the coding sequence GTGACCGAACAGAAAGCCACCAACGTCCACTGGCACCACGGCGAGGTCACGCGCGACCAGCGCGCCGAGCGCTGCGGCCATCGCGGCGCCACCCTCTGGTTCACCGGCCTGTCCGGCAGCGGCAAGAGCACCGTCGCCGTGGCCCTGGAAGGCGCCCTCTTCCAGCTCGGCGTGCAGGCCTACCGCCTGGACGGCGACAACGTGCGCATGGGCATCAACCGCAATCTCGGCTTCTCGGCCGAGGACCGTGCCGAGAACATCCGCCGCATCGGCGAGGTCGCCAAGCTCTTCGTCGACAGCGGCCAGATCGCGCTGAGCAGCTTCGTCAGCCCCTACCGCGCCGACCGCGACAAGGTGCGCGCGCTGCACGACGAATCCGGCATGGACTTCATCGAGATCTTCGTGGACTGTCCGCTCTCCACGGCCGAGGAGCGCGATCCCAAGGGCCTCTACAAGAAGGCGCGCGCCGGCGAGATCAAGAACTTCACCGGCATCGACGACCCCTACGAGGCGCCCGAGAAGCCCGAGATCCACCTCCACACCGACGAGCAGAGCCTCGAGGACGAGGTCGCCACCATCCTGGATGCCCTGCGCGCGCGCGGCATCCTCAACAAGTAG
- the sat gene encoding sulfate adenylyltransferase, whose amino-acid sequence MIKPHGSETLNALFVDDAQARAALAAEAETLPSILLNSAAAANAVMLGGGYFNPLTGYMDLADALSVAEHMRTSDGLFFPVPIVNLTDEAVEAGSRIALRDPNVPGNPVLAVMDVEAAEAVTDEQIAFMSGHIFRTRDEGHPGVATFASLGRTMLSGPIQVLNFSYFEKDFPDTFRTAVQIRAEIAERGWEKVVAFQTRNPMHRAHEELCRMAKDALGADGILIHMLLGKLKPGDIPADVRDAAIRTMVKQYFPPNTVMIAGYGFDMLYAGPREAVLHALFRQNSGCTHLIVGRDHAGVGDYYGPFDAQTIFRDEVPEGALEIDIFNADHTAYSKKLDRVVMMCDAPDHTKEDFVLLSGTAVREMLGKGIAPPPEFSRPEVAAILSEYYQSLKA is encoded by the coding sequence ATGATCAAGCCCCACGGTTCCGAAACGCTGAATGCCCTGTTCGTCGACGACGCGCAGGCGCGCGCCGCCCTCGCCGCCGAGGCCGAGACGCTGCCCTCCATCCTGCTCAACTCGGCGGCGGCCGCCAATGCGGTGATGCTGGGCGGCGGCTACTTCAACCCGCTGACCGGCTACATGGACCTGGCCGACGCGCTCAGCGTCGCCGAGCACATGCGCACCAGCGACGGTCTGTTCTTCCCGGTGCCCATCGTCAATCTCACCGACGAGGCCGTCGAGGCCGGCAGCCGCATCGCGCTGCGCGATCCCAACGTGCCGGGGAACCCGGTGCTGGCGGTGATGGACGTCGAGGCCGCCGAGGCGGTCACCGACGAGCAGATCGCCTTCATGTCCGGCCACATCTTCCGCACGCGCGACGAGGGCCACCCCGGCGTCGCCACCTTCGCGTCGCTGGGCCGCACCATGCTGTCCGGGCCCATCCAGGTGCTCAACTTCTCGTACTTCGAGAAGGACTTCCCGGACACCTTCCGCACCGCCGTGCAGATCCGCGCCGAGATCGCCGAGCGCGGCTGGGAGAAGGTGGTCGCCTTCCAGACCCGCAACCCCATGCACCGCGCCCACGAGGAGCTGTGCCGGATGGCCAAGGACGCGCTCGGCGCCGACGGCATCCTCATCCACATGCTGCTGGGCAAGCTCAAGCCCGGGGACATCCCGGCCGACGTGCGCGATGCCGCCATCCGCACCATGGTCAAGCAGTACTTCCCGCCCAACACCGTGATGATCGCCGGCTACGGCTTCGACATGCTCTATGCCGGCCCGCGCGAGGCCGTGCTGCACGCACTGTTCCGCCAGAACAGCGGCTGCACGCATCTCATCGTGGGACGCGACCATGCCGGCGTCGGCGACTACTACGGGCCCTTCGACGCACAGACCATCTTCCGGGACGAAGTGCCGGAGGGCGCGCTGGAGATCGATATCTTCAACGCCGACCACACCGCCTACAGCAAGAAGCTCGACCGCGTCGTGATGATGTGCGATGCCCCCGACCACACCAAGGAGGACTTCGTGCTGCTGTCGGGCACCGCGGTGCGCGAGATGCTGGGCAAGGGCATCGCCCCGCCGCCCGAGTTCTCGCGCCCGGAAGTCGCGGCGATCCTCTCCGAGTACTACCAGTCGCTGAAGGCCTGA
- the ssb gene encoding single-stranded DNA-binding protein, with protein MARGINKVILVGNLGQDPEVRYTANGTAVANLRIATSETWRDKQSGEQRENTEWHTVVLFGKTAEIASQYLKKGRQVYIEGRLQTRKWQDKSGNDRFSTEVVANDMQMLGGGGPGGGGGSASYDDGPSMSRGGGQSAPPQQREPAGQSFEDDDIPF; from the coding sequence ATGGCACGCGGCATCAACAAGGTGATCCTCGTCGGCAATCTCGGCCAGGATCCGGAGGTGCGCTACACCGCCAACGGCACGGCCGTGGCCAACCTCCGGATCGCCACCAGCGAGACCTGGCGCGACAAGCAGAGCGGCGAGCAGCGCGAGAACACCGAGTGGCATACCGTGGTGCTGTTCGGCAAGACCGCCGAGATCGCCAGCCAGTACCTCAAGAAGGGCCGGCAGGTGTACATCGAGGGCCGTCTGCAGACCCGCAAGTGGCAGGACAAGTCGGGCAACGACCGCTTCTCGACCGAGGTCGTCGCCAACGACATGCAGATGCTGGGCGGCGGCGGTCCCGGCGGCGGCGGTGGCAGCGCCAGCTACGACGACGGCCCCTCCATGAGCCGCGGCGGCGGCCAGTCCGCCCCGCCGCAGCAGCGCGAGCCCGCCGGGCAGAGCTTCGAGGACGACGACATCCCGTTCTGA
- a CDS encoding MFS transporter: MTSTEWRATLGLSAVYALRMFGLFMVLPAFAPYAARLDGGDFALLVGLALGVYGLTQAVCQIPFGLASDRFGRKPVIVAGMAIFAAGSVLAGTADTIAGLIAGRALQGAGAITAAAAALVADVTRPQVRTMAMAILGAGMGAAFVIALVAGPPIAGLIGVDGILVGAGVLSVAAIAVVIWVVPASPAARAESSALGPVLRNTDLWHLHGGIFLLHALLTASFVLFPGIFERALSLDVTAQWRIYLPVMVGALAVVLPLMRWADLRGRVRELLAGAVVTLLAACLLVGLGTRGVPILIAGIALYFTAFNYLEGALPSLVSRRAPDESRGAALGLYATAQFLGAFCGGLLGGTVAGLGDWAGNGFVLLAILPLLWCTFVFRLQPERPHAST, encoded by the coding sequence ATGACCTCCACCGAGTGGCGCGCCACTCTCGGCCTCTCCGCCGTATACGCACTGCGCATGTTCGGCCTCTTCATGGTGCTGCCGGCCTTCGCGCCCTATGCCGCCCGCCTCGACGGCGGCGATTTCGCCCTGCTGGTCGGCCTGGCGCTGGGCGTCTACGGCCTCACCCAGGCGGTCTGCCAGATCCCCTTCGGCCTGGCGTCGGACCGCTTCGGGCGCAAGCCGGTGATTGTCGCGGGGATGGCGATCTTCGCCGCCGGCTCGGTACTGGCCGGTACCGCCGACACCATCGCCGGCCTCATCGCCGGGCGCGCGCTGCAGGGCGCCGGCGCCATCACCGCCGCTGCCGCGGCGCTGGTCGCCGATGTCACGCGGCCCCAGGTCCGCACCATGGCGATGGCCATCCTGGGCGCCGGCATGGGCGCTGCATTCGTGATCGCACTGGTGGCGGGGCCGCCGATCGCGGGCCTGATCGGTGTCGACGGCATCCTCGTCGGCGCCGGCGTCCTGAGCGTTGCCGCGATCGCCGTCGTCATCTGGGTGGTGCCGGCATCGCCGGCGGCGCGCGCCGAGTCGTCGGCCCTCGGGCCGGTGCTGCGCAATACCGATCTCTGGCACCTGCACGGCGGCATCTTCCTGCTGCACGCGCTGCTCACCGCCAGCTTCGTCCTCTTCCCGGGCATCTTCGAGCGCGCGCTGTCGCTGGACGTCACCGCGCAGTGGCGCATCTACCTGCCGGTCATGGTGGGCGCGCTGGCAGTGGTGCTGCCGCTGATGCGCTGGGCCGATCTGCGCGGGCGCGTGCGCGAGCTGCTGGCGGGCGCGGTGGTGACGCTGCTGGCGGCCTGCCTGCTGGTGGGGCTCGGGACCCGCGGCGTGCCCATCCTCATCGCCGGGATCGCGCTGTACTTCACCGCTTTCAATTATCTGGAAGGCGCGCTGCCGTCGCTGGTCTCGCGTCGCGCACCGGACGAGAGCCGCGGCGCCGCGCTCGGCCTGTACGCCACCGCGCAGTTCCTCGGCGCCTTCTGCGGCGGCCTCCTCGGCGGCACCGTCGCGGGGCTGGGCGACTGGGCCGGCAACGGCTTCGTCCTGCTCGCGATACTGCCGCTGCTATGGTGTACTTTCGTTTTCCGGTTGCAGCCCGAGCGGCCGCACGCATCCACCTAG